In Brassica rapa cultivar Chiifu-401-42 chromosome A06, CAAS_Brap_v3.01, whole genome shotgun sequence, a single window of DNA contains:
- the LOC103848648 gene encoding uncharacterized protein LOC103848648 has translation MADYFEEESSYESSQGSDLDETDQAWSNKEDGCDGSCSDGNYSMSEYGDHPSEAYPEPEPPDYSHGDTSYEGEYEGETESNISFNKGDECHGEQTEREDHEADQEYSWKEEADTEISLEEEREQEEDFSETGEVYGDVDGGEVCSQSGEAENKEESYAEERPWCD, from the coding sequence ATGGCAGATTACTTTGAGGAAGAGAGTTCTTATGAATCAAGCCAAGGCTCCGATCTTGATGAAACCGACCAAGCTTGGTCCAATAAAGAGGATGGCTGTGATGGATCATGTTCTGATGGTAACTACTCTATGTCAGAGTATGGAGACCACCCTTCTGAAGCATATCCTGAACCAGAGCCACCTGATTACTCACATGGAGATACCAGCTACGAAGGAGAGTATGAAGGAGAAACTGAATCAAATATCAGTTTCAATAAAGGAGATGAATGCCATGGAGAGCAAACTGAACGTGAGGATCATGAAGCTGACCAGGAATACTCATGGAAAGAGGAAGCTGATACTGAAATCAGTCTAGAGGAAGAACGTGAGCAAGAAGAAGATTTCTCTGAAACCGGTGAAGTCTATGGGGATGTTGATGGAGGAGAAGTATGTTCTCAGTCCGGTGAAGCAGAAAATAAAGAAGAGTCTTATGCTGAAGAGAGACCATGGTGTGATTAA